Below is a genomic region from Dioscorea cayenensis subsp. rotundata cultivar TDr96_F1 chromosome 14, TDr96_F1_v2_PseudoChromosome.rev07_lg8_w22 25.fasta, whole genome shotgun sequence.
GTTGGGAGCTAGCAAAGCCCCCATAAAAGAGAAGACTAAGGAGACTTTCTTTTTTCTGAGGATGTCTCCCAATTGGAGTAGTCCACCATGAAAGCTAATGGAGGGCCATGAAGGACTAAAACAAAAGGATGAAATGAAAAGAGTAAGGAGTGTTTTGGAGTGTTGAGGGTGTAGGGTTTCCAAGTGTAGAAGTAAGAACTAAGAAGAGAGGTTGGCTTAGGAGTGTGAGGAGAGTGAGGTCAATGATGGTGAGAAGAGTGAATTCATTGTCATTAAAATGGTTTGTTGGATAAGGAGTGGGGGTAGGTGGTAGTTGAACTCCCTTGGCTTACATTTCTCTTTGAACTAACATGCATATATACTACTATACTCTCCAccttgtaaaatattttatgctTTAAGCTAACATTCATGTGGAGTTtccaatttatttaatattatacatatatatgtgtgtgtgtgtgtgtgtgttctttgATCTTCTTCGTaaaagtagatatatatatatatatatataattcagtACGTTCCTCTTTTAGTTTAGATTTCCAATGATGATTTCTCTTCATATCCATGTACAAACACTGATATGAATTCAAGTACTTTTTCTGAACGAAGGGCACAAGAATgaaagagaagaacaagaagaagaagaagaagaaggagaaggagaagctaATTAAACTAGTGTTAAGTTAAGTAAACTCTAAACTCTAAAGCCTTGTggttcatatattatatatcagttaatgtttataaaatctatatattattatcattagacAAGGGCACCACCTATTTAATACATGTCGTCTAAGCCACGTGAAGACCACTCGTTAACAAGGTCCCTCCACCGCACCAACCCCTCAGCTCACCTCCAACTTCCCTCTGTTCTAATAAATGATGTTTTTTGAGCTTCACATCAATGATGGAATCTCTTATAAAACTAAGAAAACTAACAAGCATATTTAAAGTCAATTGAAACTACTAGCACCCAACCCAACtcttgtttgtttgcaaggcttGGATTGGGAATGGATTGGGAATGGATTGGGAATGGGACCAATCGCTTTTGTTTGGTTGGCGAGACTGGGAATGTGGGAGGAATCCATGAGGAATGAGATGAGGGAGAAGGTTGATTGGCATTCCCCGATTGGTTGAGGAATCGCCCAATCCGGATGGTGAAATATccattttacttgatttttaaaaactttatctatatatataggaaaaatgtTGAGAAACattgtaaacaaataataatgataacatattacaaataaattaatactataaaaatacaacaacaacaataacaataaattaaattaattctaaaataataaaaaaataaaatgataacattgtaacaaaaacaacaatattaataatgaagattgattgtaaaaaaattaattataaaaaaattaattattaaaataattatgacaataatgacaacatattacaaataaaataatattattggccaatgtatttatttttttaatatttactctataagggcataaaagacattttgcacatattttttctatttacttttctcattcccaataaattactctCCCataccctccaaccaaacacagttttcctTCCATTCCTAATCTATTCCCCCTTATTTTCATTCCTATCTCATTCCTATCTCATTCCTCTTCAACTCcattccttgcaaacaaacaacccctaattaattaattaattaagaacctCTCATATGTTAATTAACAGAGTTAACTTGGAGTAGCGGCCATGCATTGCATGAATGAAAATAGAAAGAAGAGAGTGTGAGATCATGTCTAAAATTTTCACTGCTCTACCTTTTTTGAGAATTGGGATAACactgtttaaattttttgagcAACAGAGAGCTGCTTTGGTggtgcatgtatgcatgcatgcaaaattAGCTCCAGATACTACTTCATTTTAAATGCACTTATTAACATTAATTTACTCATTTAAATGAAAGAAGGCAAGGAACATGgcaatcaaataattaaatggaATTTTTAGAGAACAATATTGcattatgatttgttttattacgagaaaaatcaaaaggataatgcatatatatatatatatattcatctgaAAAAAACAGACTATGTAGCATTCATGTTATGGACCAGAGCCCATGTATTGTATTGGGCTGGCCTGACCTAGGTAGTCAGTAGAGTTTGTTATTACTTGGTGGTTTAACTTAAGTTAGCAACAACCTCTTGATCTGTTGACATCAAATCTCATGGGTAGTATATGTGTCTTTACTAAGTAGGTGAATTCAAACTTCATTGCATATTTGTTAAAAAGTCTaattcaaacttcaatttaagCCAAACGAGAACACAAATGAGTTAAGGTTGCATGTCTTTAATGAGATTTATCCACCCGTGtcactaaaaaaaaactatttaataaatTCGAATCACTCAAATTAACTGTTTTTTAAAActtctaataaaattatgcagtttatgtaatttaaaaaacaaaataatacattaatttcatattgaatcaataaaaatttatcatagaTACACTTCAAATCATCAAATGGATAATGAAACGGTCCCCAAAAGAACATTAATGTGATTAATTgacaccaaaaaataaaataaaataatatacatcAACACTGTGACAAAACATCACTTGGCATAGTTGAGCTATCACTTTCCATTTTCCATTATATCCCAATCgcaccatatttatttatttatttatttatttttttaaaaaaatcggaTAAACTGCAATTATTgcactatatttttctttcaatatacAGAAATAAGCCAATttgtcataaaataaataagccaataaaagatgattttttttttttcaaaactatttaatattataaaagtacAATTCCTTCAAATAGTTAATATTCTAAAATACAAATAGGAAAGATGtaccaataatataaataaatatcaaaataaaaaaaatagctgGTCAAGCTTCAACTTCACAGCTAAATAAGCAAATGAAAGCAAGCCACCCCATTAAGACGATAACACCCTTACTCATCCCCATAAAATCACAATCATACCCTTACACTCAAATCAAGCTACCAATATAAACCCAGCTTTTCGTAAATAATGGTCAAAAGTTTAGGGCATAGTTGTAATCTTCTCACCAACTCTAGAAAAATCTTCACATCAACGCCAACGCGCGAGTTTTAGAGTCTCGAGGATACCTTGGAGTTGACGAGAACCCCAGATCTCGATCCCGATCGCCGGCGGCGATGGCGATCTCCACCACCGCTGTGCgtatcctcctcctcctcctcctcaccgTCATCGCCCTTTCCTCCGCCGAGATCCGCACCACCGTGGTGAAATCCGACGCCACCCCCATCATCCCCTTCGACGACTTCGGCTTCTCCCGTTCTGGCGTCGTCGAGCTCTCCATCTCCGGCTTATCCTTCTCCGACCTCAGCCTGTCTCATGCCTCCTTCTCCCGGCTTGGCTTCTTCCTTTCGACCCGCGATGCCTGGATGCATGTTTACCAGAAGCTTCAGGATGGAGAGATCTCTTGCGCCCTCGACACCAATCTTGTCGAGAATGTCTTCATCTTTGATGCCCTCCCCTCACCGACCCCCAATTCGATCTCGGCCTCCTTCAACCAGACTGATGCTGGCCAGTTCACTCTCCTCTTCGCCAACTGCGTCCCTAATCTCCGAGTTTCCATGTCCGTCAAGTCCTCTATGTTCAACGTTGACCAGATATCCGGCCGGCGAACTTACCTTTCCGTCGGTGCCGCCGTTCTCCCCCGCATctactacttcttcttcttagtcTATGCCTGCCTTGCCGTTCTATGGATCATTGTCCTCCGGCGCAACCGCTTGACCGCTCTCAGAATCCATTACTTCATGCTCGCCGTGTTAGCCCTCAAGGCCCTCAACCTCCTCTGCGAGGCAGAGGACAAGTCCTATATTAACCGCACTGGAAGCGCTCACGGGTGGGATGTGCTGTTCTACATCTTTAGTTTCCTCAAGGGTATCACGCTGTTCACTCTGATCGTGTTGATTGGGACCGGGTGGTCTTTCCTTAAGCCGTACTTGCaggggaaggagaagaaggtgttGATGGTGGTGATCCCGCTCCAGATTTTGGCGAATGCCGCACAGGTGGAGCTTGACGAGACAGGGAAATTCGCCCCGGCTTGGGTCACTTGGAGAGAGgttttcttgcttgttgatgtTATTTGCTGCTGTGCTGTGCTTTTCCCCATCGTTTGGTCGATCAAGAACCTCCGGGAGGCTGCAAGGACTGATGGGAAGGCTGCTGTCAATTTGATGAAACTGACTCTATTCCGGCAGTACTATGTGGTGGTCATCTGCTACATTTACTTCACTAGAGTGGTTGTGTATGCACTGAGCACCATCACTTCCTATCGGTACTTCTGGACTAGTGCCATTGCTGCAGAGCTTGCTACTCTGGCTTTCTATGCCTTCACGGGGTATAAGTTCAAGCCTGAGGTTCGCAATCCTTACTTTGCAATTGATGATGTGGAGGAAGAGGCTGCTGCGGAGGCACTGAAGCTGGGTGATGAGTTTGAGTTGTAGTCACGAGCACTGGTCTTATTACCCCGTTGATAATCTTGCTACGAGACTGGAACTTCTTCCTGCTTGGAGAGAGATGATGGTATACTTCTTGACCTACTGGGAGGTTTAGATATTGTTTGATATTACCTTTTACATCCTTTTTCTTCACCTCTTTTCTGCAGTTGTGTCCTTCAATTCACCTGTGGAAAAGCATGGAACTCTTGTTTAATTTTACCCTATAGTGTGCAATATCTTCTTTATATCATCTCAAAACTGTTACACTGTTGTTACTGTTTACTACCTTCATTGCCTGATAATCtttttgttattgaaaaatCAGTACTTATCGATATTCATATATGATATGTTCTTTTCAACATATGATGACCTTCTAGTAGGGATAATGATATTTTGCTTAGGTCGAGTTGCATAAGCTGGAGCTTTTAGTTTTTAGGGTATATATTTGTTAGTCATtacttcaaaaaagaaaacagttTTAATTTTGGCACGTTGTTTACATAGTTGAATTTGTTAATGTAATGCCCATCCTGTGAGGAATTTATATTGTGCTGCCCTTAATGTGTTAAGGTTGGTTGCCATGGTTTGTTTGGTATTGTTATTGTGATTTCTGAGACTAGTCTACTTTTTCAAGGTGAAAATATCAAATTCCTGGCAGATGAGAGACGATAGATGGAATGTGCTTGCTCAGTGTAAGATGAAATTCTTTAAGGGATACCAAATGGGGAATGGATTTATTATGACTTCTGAGAGTTACTCCGAAAATGATTGGTGATAATAATTCAGAACACTTTGTTTGTGtaattataaactaaaatatgaaCATGCCCTATTTGTAGCAGGTAATAATTTGTGTGGTAAATTTTGGAGAATTGGTCAAGAAAATCCTGACATAAGTTTTTCAAATAGTTTTGTAGAAGCTTCTGAATTTGAATTTCTTTGCTTGTCCCTTGACAGTTGACAGAAAGCAATTTAGAGTGTTGAGACACGATATTAGGTGGATTACCATGTCATCCAATTGAAcaatgttccttcttttcatagatgaaggtgTAATGTCATGTATTTTATCATTGACACTTAAACTTAAACCACCATGATCACCCTTTTATTTTTCCTGGGTCTGTATCCTGTTTGAGTTCAAAATGTCTTGCTTTCATGTATTATGTTCTTCCATTGAATAGATCCCAAGACTCTAAATATATCCTCCCAATAATTGTTTGTTCTTGGATATTACAGATTCTTAAACATCAGTAGAACTCCTTAAACAGCAATTTACTCCTTGGTAATCAGTTTATActgattattttattctttgattGCCAAAGCAGTGTACACTTAGCTCTGCGCATATTAAACATTTCGTATGTTTTTGTTAGGTAACATGACTAGGCTGTGTggcattttaaaattatttattacctTTCCTTGTCAGTGTCTACAGGTTGTAAGCCACTTTGCTGAGATATCAGAGTGTGCAAACTTCCTTTGTAATAAATAACTCTTTAGGAAAAGGTGATTAGTTGCACCTTTTTTGGCTGAAATTGGGCCGTATGTCGTGCAAAGGTTGGTGTAAATTGGAACATCAATGCTTTTAAGCATGTCTGAATACCActagaaaaattttcaaaatggcAGATCTTTAAATATAGTTGAACCTTTTAGGTAATTTGTTACAAGTTAAATATAGCACTTCAAAACTTTATACCATGTAATGGTGGTGCCTGTTTTCCTTTCCTAGTTTCTTTTAATCTATGTTTACAAGTTAGATATGCCACTTCAAAACTTATTTATCCTAAATAATATCATCAACTAGCTTCATATTGTTACTTGAgctcttgctagatactttcggTTCTTAAAGTCTCACAGATAATCAAAACCCTTGATGGAGATATTCCTCGCTTGTTCagtaaagaaaaagatgatcgatctttattattttgtttattttgtagtAAAGTTGTTGGGCCTATGTTGACATAACTTTGTGTGTGTATTGCTCCTGTAGTTGATTTATGAAATCAAATTGGCTTTTATCTCTGTATCTTTTACAACTTGTTGACTTATCATTCTAGTGCTATCtgtgttgtttgtttttcctttgTCCTTTTTCAAATGCTACATTgataattagattatttttagtTATGTTTATCTTTGGTTGAATTGCATAGCAAGTGTCTTGAACATGGTCTTGATAATGAAATTTGTCCTCCAActgtttcctttttttgtttttgttatctaAACATATATGTAATAGGGATCTTCAACTTCTATGACTGCCTAAGTAGTTGTAGCTGCATCTTCATGTGTGAGTTGATAATTGATTAGACGGTCTTAATGTTGACCTGTGTagttctcatttttcttttctttggagACCATTATGGATCACTATTTGATGATAGCATCACATAGCTAGTTGCATCTGCCAATCAAATTGAAATTAAAGTTGTGGTAACTTAATCAACAAAGATATTCTTATTTTGCTTGCAACAAGGAAGTTTGCATATTCATTTGATGGGGACTTTAATTTGGGCATAATATCTACTGTAAATAGCTTCTGTCAAGACTGGTTCTTGaataataatttctttgtaGATTTTCTTCAGAATCATTTAAGTTCTTTCATAGTCTAGGTAAAAGGGACAAATATCTGTATAGAATAAGACATGTTACTTGACAACTGGATCTACTTAAAACTTGAATGCCTTGATTCAACTTCTGAGACTATGGCAAAATAATAGTAGATATTGTATTATGTTATTTGCCTGTATGAAATTCTCAAATATATGTATCCAAGCAAGGTTGTCATTCATCCATGCTTGAGATGCGGTGTCATTTTAAAAGCTTAGAGCCAAGAACAGGTCAATGCTTTTGATAAGTCTGATAAGAGTAGTTTAGCACGGAGAAACGACCTTACTTTCAGAGAATATAGATTAGTggactatatatttatatacattgtttttttttttctcttgtttttaccATTGATTAATAAGGTTTTTGCAGAAAATCAAGGTATAATCTAGTATGTTTTTACCTTACTTGAGACTCTGAGAGATCTTGAATTGAGACTTCTccagcacaataaaaataaaaaattaataagtgtTTGTCGccagtttataaaaaaaataaggctTTTGCACGTGTCGGATTCCATGAGTTTAAATCATGCACCATGTTGTTATATGAATGTAAAATATAGACAAAGTTATTTGGTAGTGTTTaatggattagagtttttaattttgaatacaAAAGATCTGGAAAAAGAATAATTCTCCGGGCCTGGCACATGCTTATGGATGGACATCAGTGTGTGCGAAGTTTACACGTGTTTCTTAGCTAGTCCATCAAACACTaattaaagcaatgaaaatGGGACTAAGCTCCAACAACCACTTGGCGTCCTCCTCCCGTCACTTGCATTTATTACCATCCGACAAATCATCAAT
It encodes:
- the LOC120276248 gene encoding protein CANDIDATE G-PROTEIN COUPLED RECEPTOR 7-like, producing the protein MSKIFTALPFLRIGITLFKFFEQQRAALVVHKNLHINANARVLESRGYLGVDENPRSRSRSPAAMAISTTAVRILLLLLLTVIALSSAEIRTTVVKSDATPIIPFDDFGFSRSGVVELSISGLSFSDLSLSHASFSRLGFFLSTRDAWMHVYQKLQDGEISCALDTNLVENVFIFDALPSPTPNSISASFNQTDAGQFTLLFANCVPNLRVSMSVKSSMFNVDQISGRRTYLSVGAAVLPRIYYFFFLVYACLAVLWIIVLRRNRLTALRIHYFMLAVLALKALNLLCEAEDKSYINRTGSAHGWDVLFYIFSFLKGITLFTLIVLIGTGWSFLKPYLQGKEKKVLMVVIPLQILANAAQVELDETGKFAPAWVTWREVFLLVDVICCCAVLFPIVWSIKNLREAARTDGKAAVNLMKLTLFRQYYVVVICYIYFTRVVVYALSTITSYRYFWTSAIAAELATLAFYAFTGYKFKPEVRNPYFAIDDVEEEAAAEALKLGDEFEL